The Nematostella vectensis chromosome 6, jaNemVect1.1, whole genome shotgun sequence region CGCCGTCGTATCAcgtaaaagcaaaaacaaaacctgAGTCGCACGTATACAGCGTGTTTTCGATAAATAAGCTactaagtttattttaaagacttctttttaacaaaaagaaacagttTATTGTCTATTATAGAAAATTATATCATATAGCCTTTTTACCAATTCCATTTCAAGAAAGTTGAAGTTTGTTTGAAATATCAACATGACAAACAACAAACAGAATGTTATGACACACGTGCCGGAAGCTATATATCAAGCATAATATGTGTTAGCTTCAGTTGGTTTTAGATAAATTTATTATGTACCACAAGTTTCGAGTAAGCAAATAGGTGCTTTACGTTTGAATAGcttttgtttacaaaaatCTCGTTATCTATGTGTATCATTTGTATGGATGTTTGTGCGTCACTATGGGTAGCTCGTGTGAATTTGCGTGCCGGAGTTGCTGACGATCTATGAGAGGATATTTCCGAGGTAAAAAGGGGGAAGGCGCGTGATTGTCTAATCAGTGCAGGGGTATTGAGCTATTACGGGCATTTCTTTAAGTCGCAATGGCTGAATGGACAGCTGGGAGAGGTGGTATTTTCCAGTGTGTTTGCTACAAACGTCTTTTGTGCAGTAAAACAACACTACTGATGGGGAAAGGGACCACCACTCTGCTACAAAGTTTAGCCGACAGACCAAATCATGCACAATATATTCAAATTTGGGCCAATTCCTAGTTTTTCGTACCATCAAATTACCCCCATTTTAGTACCTTCAAATTACCCCCCAAAATCGCACGCACTTGCTCAGAAAGGAATGAAGAATACGCAAAAAACATGAATACTGTGCAAAACACACTTATCGTGTCTCGAATCCAACCTGCTTATGGTGATTATATGCTTATTAGCACCTACACTTATTATGTATGTATTATTTAGCGGGAATACTGAAATGGGTTCGTCTGTTTAACAGCCTGTAATTCTTGATGGCCGCTCCCAAACTTGAAGtttcaaatataaaaataataacaatgttCTTTTAAATGAGACCACCACTTTctgtggattttttttaaagaatcgTTGAAAACAAAAGCAAGGCGAATTTGAAAGCAAAAGTTTTGAAGAAAAACAAGTTCAAGTCATAAGAAGTCGAGGTCATAAGAGTCGCTAAAAAAGGGACTGTTTAAAGCCTAATGAAATGTTGTAGCATCTTTTATATCATGACGATCGCGGTAATTTTGCAAACAGGGTATAAACTGTAGGTGTCTATGAGTCTAAACGCTACACAATAAACGTAGAGACACTATAATTCAATTGAATTTAGTTGTTTGCCACAACCCAGCCaattttaacaaaaaggaaaaacacaCAAGTAAAAAGTCACATGGGTAAAAACAATAGGAATTAATTGAACTAAGTTAGACATCTCCCTTCTTACCCTTGTTTTGTCCTAGAATTCAAAGAGCGGCTACTGTTTGATAGCCATAATCTATCCAACACCTATTTATTACTTGTTAAAGAGTGTCTTTTCGAAACTTCAGTAGAAATACGACCCATAGACAACAACGGTTATTAGGAAGAAAAGCTGAAGCTAAAATCTCTGTtagacaaaaaaatgtttataagAGGGTAAACTCCTGAGATTGGACAAGCCTACAGCTGCAGATAAAGAGATTATCTCTTCACAGCAACTTGCGTAACGAGATAACCACCAATTGTATAATTATCGCGAAATTATCCTATTAACTTCATTTTTACTCGATAAATGAGTATTTAGTCCATTAGTGTTCGTAAGGTGGGCGTATAATTAGCGTAAAGATTTGCCCTGCAAATCTACGAAGTAGAAAGTCaaaactttaaacaaaactacCTGAAACAAGATATGTGTCAGCGTCTCTATTCAGTCTTCTACCAATTACACTAACTCTTTACGATATTCAAAAACTATGAtgtaatacacacaaaataCGCATGGTTAATCTTGTCGTCCTTTGTGTGCATTTTCagattttagattttttttaaaaatcttttctCTTGCACATTCTGTTGCTATGTCTACTAATATGAGTTTATTTGAGTACTTTGTAACAATCTTTTCATTACTTTTATGTTTTAGTTTTAAACTTTAGCTTTCGGTAGCAACCCTATTCCCGAACTTATCGCGAAAAAGCTTCTCTCTTCTTTGTTTGAGAGGGACGGGGTCAAAGCATTTagaaatatttcatttttaggAACATTCATGTTAATATCACAACTCATTGTTGGCTGAATGAAACACTGTTTTCATCATGTTCAAGGTTCTAAACTAAGTAAATCTCTTCTCCCAAAGAACTTGTAATCAACCtgctaaaaattaaaatttagtCAAAATGTATATAAAAACCCTTGTATAACAtataatacaaaaaataatgtagAGAGCATTTTGCAGTTTAACTTGTGTAGTATCGTACAATTAAATCGGTTTTAAAGCTGGTAATTTCGTTCAAAGGCGTGCCTTTGAGAACAAGAGTTTCTCGGAAGCATTCACTCTGAACGGGTTAGATCTCTTGATTTTTTTCCCCTTTAATTTCGCATGTTTAAGATGACATGTTTTTGAAGACTCTTTGGTTTCGGAATCTAGGAAACCATTGAAAAAGCAACTTCCTTGGAGAGAAGGTCTATATTTTATTACTTTGGAAATCATTCAAATGCAGACTGATAAAAGAACACACGAAATATGCAGATTTCTTAGAAACTCTGACTGTaaaggaatattttttttgaaacTCTCGTCTTGAATTCAGGGTAAATTTAAAAGCTAATTTATACGAAATCTGGACATAGCTCCCGGCCATGAGAAATCTAGGAAGGCAGGAAACCACAGGTTTCGTAATTTTGTAGTTTCCAATAATCCTAAAACCTTTCGAAAGCTTCGATTGCGTTTTTACGAGAAGGTACGACTGCGCGTCTACATTTAAAAGTAATGAAAACATAGCTCATGAACATATACATAAGGGCTAATTCTTACACAACCACTACAAAGTTCAACTGCTCATTTTTGTTAAAGTTTGTCACTGATCTACAGATAAGTGGCCAAATTAGATTTTAAACACTCATATATTTTGAATCCTTTGGGTTCCCAGAACTTTGTCATTCTATCTTTTAAATTCTAGGGTGAGATTGAGGCCGTGATTTCTCTTAAATATCAGAATTTCTTCCATCTTTGGTCAGAGATGTGGCCACCTGCCCACACTGACTATCTCCGAGCTGGCAAATTATGCCCGAACAATAGACCTGCGAAATTCTATAGCCTTCCGAGGCGTAATCAGTAGGCAGCTGCCTAATAAAACAATGGCTAAGGTATCCCGAAAAGTCAGTGCACTTTCTTGGTTGTTCTAATTCTTTTCCAGCTGAGAGATATCTCGACGCCATTCGAAGCCTTACTTGCTCACTAGCTCACCATAATGGAAAGCTTCTAAGGCTAATTAGGTAAGATTTTAATTCACGAGGAATGCTTTTCATGAACCTTTTAAACCCGTCCCTGAATCGCTGCATGTTCGTGCCGTATTTTCAATACAAtattaaacgttttttttaggtttaACGAAGTGTGCAATGTAGCGTGTAATGTCAATTGCCGCCGgtaattttatagaaaccgCAAACAAGACCTTATCTCTCCCGCGATTTACTAAGTCTTTTATCGCCATTGTAGTTTGTTTGGCGGCATGGTTCACGCAAGCGAAAGGGCGTTTGCTGGATGCTATGGCGTCTCGGCTGGACGGCAATTCATCCAGAGGGGTTGAAAGAGCGATAGTGTTCAGGTGCGGGAATATGCAATATAGGTTTTCTTTTTGCCGGGTTGCTGTCGGAGGGGCGAGTGATAAACATCTCCGTATCGCAAACTACACCAGTTGCTTACAAGCGTCGaacacgaaaaataaaaaaatgcgcaaaaaaatgaaagaaaaaccCCTACTATTAAATTGGATGTTTACATACATGTACAAActatcaaataaataacaacaaacaagAAAACGTCGCATAAAAAGCATTaatacaatgtttctttattgATAAATTTCTTTTCCATTCGCAAATAGGACAAACTTCCAGCAGATATTTTAGTGCCTAAAGTAATCTTATAAGTATTCTTCGTCCGCTGTAAGCTCATACTCTAGCCCGTTTGTAAGTTGATCCGGCATGTAGCCACACACAAATGAGAATGTCTGCGAAAATTTCGCGAACCATACAACAGCATCATCATGCACGACCAATCGACTTTTGATCAAACCTGAATTCAATGCCACTAAAATAACAACTAAAACTAACAGCAGAAAAACTAGGACTTTAAGAATTGTGGAATTGCTATATGAAGGGTGAGGAACTTTTAGACACTCTACTCTAGTTTGAACATCCTTTACGTTGTTCTCAGAAAGGCAACGGATTTTCTTTAAAGCGAGGAGCGTCAGCATGTTTTCCCCCTCGTTTTTCTCGTTTGTGATTGGTAGAATCCGGCTGAATGGCACTTGAGGAATCCATTGGTTGACTTTACGAGCGAGGTCCTGTAATGTTGGATCGTTGAATATGTTGCAAGGGAGGTTTCCCACGGAAGCACAGACTTGGTCGATTTTTGTCAGAATCACTACAACAGGAATACCTACAAAACAGGAGCAATtttagaaatgaaaaaaatgcagAAAATACTTCAGTCGTGCTGAAGTCATGAATCgtgcttaaaaaaaaaacagatcggaaaaaaaattgaagtcTTCTCGCTCCTTTCTTTTGTTTGCcgcccctacccctccccttccgccgGCCTTGTTCAGTCTAGTTCTCGCGCCTGTGATCTCGACGCCCTGAATTCTCGATGACGCAAGATAACGAGGTCTGTTAAAGAATTACGTACccttagataatgtctcatccACACGATAACAAGATCTGTTAAAGGACCATATACCCTTAGATAATGTCGCGTCCACATGATAACAAGGTCTGCCAAAGGACTAAATAAAACCCTTAGATAATGTCGCGTCCACACGATAACAAGGTCTGTAAAAGGACTATATACCCTTGAATAATGTCGCATCCACATGATAACAAGGTCTGCTAGAGGACTATATACCCTTAGATAATGTCGCGTCCACATGACAAAGAGGCCTGTGAAAGGACTATACCCTTATATAGTGTCGCGTCCACATGATAACAAGGTCTGCTAAAGGAATATATACCCTTAGATAATGTCGCGTCCACATGATAACAAGGTCTGTTAAGGGACTATATATCCTTAAATAACGTCGCGTCCACATGATAACAAGGTCTGCCAAAGGACTAAATACCCTTAGATAATGTCGCGTCCACATGATAACAAGGTCTGTTAAGGGACTATATACCCTTAAATAACGTCGCGTCCACATGATAACAAGGTCTGCAAAAGGACTAAATACCCTTAGATAATGTCGCGTCCACATGATAACAAGGTCTGCTAAAGGAATATATACCCTTAGATAATGTCGCGTCCACATGGTAACAAGGTCTGCTAAAGGACTAAATACCCTTAGATAATGTCGCGTCAACATGGTAACAAGATCTAATAAAGGACTATATACCCTTACATAATGTCGCGTCCATATGATAACGAGGTCTGCTAAAGGACTATATACCCTTAGATAATGTCGCGTCCACACGATAAAGAGGTCTGTTAAAGAATTGCGTACCTTTAGATAATGTCGCGTCCACAAGGATACTCATTTTAACCCATATGGCGCAGGTCATGGACTGCACACTCGGTGCACTTATTACAATCCCCACGCAGTTCGGCAAATTATTGATATGTCTTTCTTCATCACTATCTTTTTCGAACTGCTGAAAGAGGtaaattgttaaatattttgaGATATCAttgtaaatttaaaaaatgtgttgGTTTACCGATCGATGGCTGTCGATGAGATTCCATAAGTCGAAGATGCCACGGCCTTTAGATTGATGGATTCCCATGGTATCCGTAATTTTCCATACTTCGGTGCCGTTTAATGTAACGAAATTATAATCACAGTACTGAAAAAAAGAGCCGTTATGAGATGTTAAGTATTATGTTGCATTTTTTCAAACTGAACCGGCGTCAGAAGAGACTGctaaggcataaaaaatcgccccatgacaggtaatccggaatctATGAGAAAATGAGacttggaatccggaatccatatgctccggaatccacacactggGATCCAGAATCTAAGACTTAAGCTGAAATCCGGGATACAAGAATCCTGGAATCCACggaaaaaaacccacatggaatccggaatccactcACTAGGATCCGGGatccagaaccctattggagaacctgtcattGGGCGAAAAAACATGCTCGAGACCCTGGCGGCCATGGACGCCTTCCCCAAGGTATCCTACACgttcaaagaaaaatagcgCTTGAGAATATGCCATAGAATCAGGTATGTCCGCTAGGATaagataacaataaataatacaaaCGGAAATAATATCTAAGTCAATACATACCGCAGAGTTCAAAGAGCCAGTATGTTGTAGCAAAGATACAGCTTTTTGTTCTACCCATCCACACAGGGTCGATAGGATATTTTCAATGAACTTAGATTTACCGCTGCCTACAGGGCCTAGCACTAGGAAACGTAACTCTTTTGCTGGCTCCTTAGAAGAGGCCCCTACAAGAGAGGCCCAGGAGGACCAAAAAGGGTTTCCCATATATACGATCAGCGAAAATTGCGTACTATAACATACAAGTTCTAAGGTGGGATATTTTGTGCTCAATGCGGTTTGAAAGAAGCGCGAGGCGCATTGTGTAATAATTCTCGCACGCACGTCATATCTTGCACACGCGCTCGCGAATTTTCTCGTGGGAAAAAGCTCTTTTCTAGAAGCCCCGTCTACACTAGCAATTTTTGTCGCGCGAGACGAACCTTCACTTTGGGGACCCAACCTGAGACTAAGACCCGATACATACGTAGCGCCGGATCTAATTTTTCATTTGCATGGACACAAATATATTGAGCTGAAATGATTTGAATGTCGCATCAATAGGTTTCCCTCATTATGTTAGGAGAAGTCAAAATTGGCCTGATGTCGAGTTTATACAAATATGCCATTTGATTCTCCACATCAAAAGCTCGACGTTAGAAACAATGCGTGCTTTTAACTGGTGTAGCCGTGCTCAGCTTAAACGATTTCGagcttaaccctttcactcctgggtacttttgagcaaaataGTATGGCATTGCGGTGTCTTTCAATCTAGCGACAGCATTGCTACAGCCTGAtgcaacagttttgcttgtaacttgctttaaaattacagctttttcacatctggagagtgccttaggacatcatgaagtctatttggacataattaatgctgtgcttatggatgtttgcacgctgaggttgattcaatgggataattccttgtttgGGTTTCACCGAGTGAgaaggaattttctagtgaattgcctcatactctccaatgtggaacatctttgctacccaaccttattcaaaaattgttttcaggcttattctgggttccttggacctggaaatgttttgtttggctttggggcaaagagactgttatgattatgggggaggggtttgCCCGCCTCTCTGtgaaggtgtttccaagactgcagtgcaggcatgcaaaatagccTAAACATGgagactcgcttctaatggaggttttaacattgattattgtggctgatggctttaaaatgggacctgacgaaGTGCAATAatggtatctatttgtgacttaATCTGTGTTAGCTTGTCTATTTTTAGTTCGGAATTTCGTGTCTTTTTTagtaagcatttgtttacgaattggtcagaaatcaaggtaaAAATTTTGCAatggagtcaattctattaatctatgagtattcgggtctggtgatgtttagtttgcacttctgacgttttggagttgggcctatattttacgggCGTCTTAGGACGTTATAGTAATGAACGACTTAAATAATTTAGAGAATTCAAATAATTAGATTCGACacgtatgaatcgggccttaATTTGAATGTTTTCGCTGTTAAGTCCCCGCCAATTTGCAGATTAGTTGCACTGATTTTGAGCTCGTTAAAAGTGTGCCTGAAGGTTAGATGGTATGACTAgtaaaactacagacaagctgtagaataactaggtggtctgctTAGGCGTCAGGGAAGTTAATCAGCACATGGTTGAAATGTTCTAAAGGTTATTCGGAAAGTTACTAAAACCGTTTCAAGTTCTAGACCATGACCACAAATATAGCACACTTTATTAATATATATAGCacatttattaaaataaatacaaatgttCGTCGAATACTAACTTTTGGTGTATCGCACATTTTATTTAGATTGACTTTTTGTCGATGT contains the following coding sequences:
- the LOC116603440 gene encoding interferon-induced protein 44-like isoform X1, encoding MGNPFWSSWASLVGASSKEPAKELRFLVLGPVGSGKSKFIENILSTLCGWVEQKAVSLLQHTGSLNSAYCDYNFVTLNGTEVWKITDTMGIHQSKGRGIFDLWNLIDSHRSQFEKDSDEERHINNLPNCVGIVISAPSVQSMTCAIWVKMSILVDATLSKGIPVVVILTKIDQVCASVGNLPCNIFNDPTLQDLARKVNQWIPQVPFSRILPITNEKNEGENMLTLLALKKIRCLSENNVKDVQTRVECLKVPHPSYSNSTILKVLVFLLLVLVVILVALNSGLIKSRLVVHDDAVVWFAKFSQTFSFVCGYMPDQLTNGLEYELTADEEYL
- the LOC116603440 gene encoding interferon-induced protein 44-like isoform X2, encoding MGNPFWSSWASLVGASSKEPAKELRFLVLGPVGSGKSKFIENILSTLCGWVEQKAVSLLQHTGSLNSAYCDYNFVTLNGTEVWKITDTMGIHQSKGRGIFDLWNLIDSHRSFEKDSDEERHINNLPNCVGIVISAPSVQSMTCAIWVKMSILVDATLSKGIPVVVILTKIDQVCASVGNLPCNIFNDPTLQDLARKVNQWIPQVPFSRILPITNEKNEGENMLTLLALKKIRCLSENNVKDVQTRVECLKVPHPSYSNSTILKVLVFLLLVLVVILVALNSGLIKSRLVVHDDAVVWFAKFSQTFSFVCGYMPDQLTNGLEYELTADEEYL